Genomic segment of Siniperca chuatsi isolate FFG_IHB_CAS linkage group LG16, ASM2008510v1, whole genome shotgun sequence:
CAGCTAAAGAAGAACAAGTGTTAGTTATCTGACAAGCCGTTTTTTTTCTAGGCGGAGACACCATAACCTGCTCTGTCTACCTTTCATTGTTTCTTAACGGAGGAAGAAATGCGAGAGAGCCTACCGTCCTACAGCTCACTCCCTCTGCAAGGACGGTTAGCCTCCATGTCTTCGAGCCTGGCCTCCTCTGTCGCCTTTCCCCCGGCAGTGATACCACCAGGAAGGCTAACATCAAGGAAGGCCTGATCCGGGTGTTAAAAAACTCTGAGACAAAACCTTAAGCTTTGACAGCATGTAAATATGAACCAGTAGCACACACGTACACCGGCATAATTCACCTCACTGTATTTGTATCTTCTTCAGCGGAACGCCCTCCTGCTGGAGAGAACAAATAAGACCTGCTGCCTTCACGTGTTGTCGGATATTCagcaattgttttttttatattgtggaATTTGAACATGTCCTGTGCAGGCGTACAGACCTGTgagtaccactttctaataagtaCTTTTGGTTAATATAAACTTCTTAATGGTGAATAAAACCATCCACTAACGCCTTTGTGCATTTactcaaggtacttgtactttatttgagtatgtatattttaagctactttatacttctacttctcTACATGTTAGAGGAAGaaaatttactttttatatCTGACAGCCATAGTTACTATTTACTTTGCAGAGcttctaaaatatataataataataataataataataaactttatttatagagcacttatcaaaacaaagtacaaagtgcttcacagagagagaaataaaataccacagtgaatgataaaatacataaaacccaataaaataaacagacagctcaggtaagatcaggatatgctttccaataaaaatgcgctttgagaagagacttaaaagaagacactgactcagacaacctaatttcttcgggcaaatacgataaacaaaatatgatgcattgttacagattaaactgcctaacagtatgtaaagtagttaaaatttgctccacctcaaccagctacagcagtaaattGCTTCTTTCACTTTTATGCATCactaataataatccaataatagaATAATGCTAAAGTCCCCTCTCCCTCTTGGGATCAATacagttttatcttttcttaTATAACAGGACATagggccattctgcatgagCACTTTAACtattggtactttaagtacGTCTTCCTGGTCATACTCTACTTTTATacatgtaacattttgaatgcaggacttctatttgtaatggagttgtttatattgttgtattgctactttcatGTAAGTAAATGATCCGAATActtattccaccactgtttataGATGAGTTAAAAGAAgccataaataaaaactgattttctgTTGCCAGATAGTGAAAGATCCCTTCGGCTGCTGTTTATTGTTTCTACCTCTACAGCCCTTTAGAGGGTGAAGGGGAAGAAGTGGTTTTATGGTCCAGTCAGTCAAAGGTTCTTTTTCACAACTTGGCAACACAAAAGTCATTCTTATTGATAGCCTGTGACTGATCTGTAAAGCTTTAGTATGATTTATCATATCACCATTAATAAAGACATTAGTTATAAAGCCATCATGAAAGGTGTCTAATTAGAGAGAGGTACCAAAATGGGATCATTGCCACTTACTTGATACAATATACATGCATAAACATGTATAAAATTATAGCCGAAAAGACTAAATGAGTGAGTCTATAGCTGCCCCCCAGTTTTCACAAAACACCATTACGATATTAATTGAATGTGATCACAGGTAAACTTCCAGCCCTCATGAGACCAGGTGTGTACTCTTTAGCATGGTCAGATTAACTGCATGGGGGCCCCTAGGAGCTACTGTGCATTGTGTACTGTATTCTTATTAGAGCTGTCATAATTCTATTCATTTTAACATgggaaaaaatttaataaattatctGCAATGATCTGAGGTCAAGATTCACAGCTTGTAAGTATTTCTGGCCATAGATTTGTACTGCAGCAAAGGATgttcataaaatacattttcattttgatttattgcACACAAAATCGAGAAAACCTTCCCTCTGTGCTAAACGGATAATTATGACACCAAACCATATGAGAAgaagcattttggatttgaTACCAAAGATGCTGCCTCACAGTTACCACGACAACAAATCTGAAATCACCTGTTAGCTTGTTACTGTAGCGGTGGAGGCACTGCAAAGTAACTAACAATATCAGTACAACAACATAGTTTAGGATTAGGCTATGTGGATTGCATTTAAATTAACAATACATATTAGTTCTAATTTGTTCaaacttgacattttgaaaaagtgatAGACCTAATTTCTGTGCTGGAATATTATATAACCTTATGTttgctgtgtggtaatttgatcaaacacaaattaatttaggtatcagtatcagcctcaaaacCAGATTTTGACAAAAGGGAACCTTTTCCTAAACGTCAGGTAATAAAAGAGAACAGGGGTTTAAATCCCTTATGCTTTAACTAGCCAAGCAGACAAGGCTTTAGCTCAGACAAATTGAACCTAACAATGTGGTAATTGCAGCATGGAAAGTATGAATTTTCTCTGAGCGCTTCTCAGTTGTGAGTCATCATGAATCGTGAGCGCACAGCATTTAATTCCAACCAAACACAGCAGGAGCTCACTGAGtaacaaaaaaacactcaaatacacatgagggagaagagaaatgagctgctgttgagtttgtttggaataaaaaaagatagcTATTGATCATCCCAGAAACCCAATCCACTGATACTGTGCTTATGTTACTGAGACGTAGCGTTCAGGGACCAGAGCGGGTGGTAGCTGTGACCACAACTGACatattattttaagtatatCATTTGCTAAATATAATTAAGAGTGTTGTATGCATTCCTTCCACATATTTTTGACTTTCAACCATCACACAATACTtaaaaaaatgaactgaaacaccAGTTACATGCGTGATGTGGATTTGCGCCTCCtcatgctgctgatgctgctggaTTTCTACCAGAAAAGCTACCTTTTACAGAGTctattttgctctttttctctaCCAAAATGTGTGAATGCATCAACCAGATGTATTTCAGTCTCCACCACTCGGTCAGAGAAGCTTACGAGCAGACACTgaaggcagcagcagccaggaCCGGGCgggtcctcctcctcctgccagCAGCCTGCCTGTGAGAGGAGGTTGGCTGCGTCAGGGGAGTAGGATAGGAGTAGGCATACACATTATAATTGgtgaaattcatgtttttatcaaaatgATCCAAGTTTACAACGTAGTCTAATGCAATCCAttctgccataaagtctacttttaGTCTATGATGTTCTGTTTTGACATtgaggtgttaattcaattatACATATTACACTGAGGTCATAGTCTTAATCAGACTCTTAAATCTTATACTTATCAATACTTTATTACCTTGTTAACATGCTATGTAGCCTATCTTGTACCTTGAAATAAACAGCATAAACTACAGTTGCATAAAGGAACTGTGAGCAGAAGTTGTTCTGAATGGCTTTCTCCTAGAATGTTGATAAGTTTAAAAATTGCAAACGTTTAAGTAAGTTAACACTTAAATCAGGTTTACTGTTTACATTGCACAGCGTTTGTCTGAAAGGGCCTTAATATAATAAACTATTTCTGTAATTTGAAAACAACACATAGTAACTGCCAGTGCCCATGTATTGCACCGGCAGTGTTGTACAGATGTGCTCCTCAGTGACTCCTTCTTCCTGCTGCGTTCATATCTTCTCTCTTGCTAAACGCTAACACAATAAATGTCTCGTCTCTGCACTTCCTCTTTAGTGGTCAGTTCAAAAACACATTGCTTgtcaaaacaaaagtgaaagtgcTATACTGACAGGGAGGAGTCGAGTGTGAGCCAGCTATGCCAGAGACATTACAAAGACAATATCAATCTATTCAGTAAGTAggcatgcaaacattttttaaataatcccTGCGAGGCTGTGAACTGCTGAGTCTCTACCATGCATCGGAGTAATAAGGTATTTTTAACTGTGTCTCCCAGGCTGGGCACAAGCTTGTAGAGAGCAGCTATGACAAAGCAATATGTGACGCATATACACATGCTCCTTGTTTAGCTTTATTTCATTTAGTTAaatgatgttgtttttaaatgttcctCTGTTTCTTTATCTCTTCCTCAGAGACATGGACCAGGCAGCTGGTGAGAAAACtaatttactgtttttataAATCGACAACATTTGTTGCTCTGTCAAGACTGCAGTTTTTCAATATTGACGAGAATAAACTATATTTAGTTATTACAATATATTTGGTTTAAAGCTGCTCTTAccaatattttgtaatattaatgAACCAATgttgtggtagtttaaggttttgtcacttcctgttttattttgtagtgggttccttctcttgtgtgtcttgtggttttacttcctgtctttgtttgctttccctccagttttgattgttggcccttccttgattgtttgcacctgtgtctcgttggctCACCTCCCCCAgagtatttagtccaggtctctTTGTTTGGttagtgttggatcattgtgaTTACCAGATGTTGTTcctgtcttgagttttgttcctgacatttgtgtgtgttgctgtttggtgcacttttgttgtatctggttcctgtgcccagttccctggcattcttaccgtgagttctgctTTAGATTATTTGTCTCCTGTGGACCTTGGTTAGATTCTAGATTTTGTActctgcctgctccctattggattGTTTAACCACATTGGACTCaattccctgtttccaccactgccagctggtcACCCATTTTCCTGTTGCCTGTTTGTTACCAGTCTGCCTACTGGTCTGTTTGCCTGTACCTGCCAGTAAACCACATAACCCCCAATAAACAAtgtagccatctggctacttgACCCTCACGCTGCTttctggtcatctgcatttgggtctaCGTACTACTACAAATGCACAAGACAAATGTAATTTGAAAGGGGTCATTCACAGTGATCAAACTCAGATTATCAATTTACTGTGCAGTTTCCTTCAGTTTGTTATAAGAGAAAATGCTTTGATAAGCCCACTgcacgctacctgctcagcaccaaaggCAGACAGGCTAACTGGTgcacatagtggagcatttagcagcataCAAATCACTCACTTCCTTGACAGTGCCCAGGATCTGATGGATTTAATACTTTAGCTTTTGATTTCATGCTAAAATCCCAtcagagtttgattgacagcttttaCACAAGCCGAATCAAATGGACAAAAGCACCAGAGGTCGTTTGAATCGAGTCAACAAGTTAGAAGTGAAAGCACTCCAAGGTTAAACATTCAACAACCACCTGTCTGCAGCAGAGTTAGTGCTTCATGATTGCTTTCATGGATGTACAGAAGCACCGCTttgttggtggagaccaaaaacaaagctaaaagagtgaatattggggTTAAATTtgccaggtggacagaaacacaactgtatttgctgcatgtgtaaataagctactgtttgctaacaagtaaACCATGTCAACTTTATAAGGCGATAGCATaacagtgttgtgttgttttcattgCCCTAAAAATaagttaatgcagctttaaactttAGTGATTGCCATAGGGGACCTTTGTTGAGAGAAGCCTCAGCATGGATTCTGCTAAGGCACCTTAATACGTTGATTAAAGCTGCATGTAATTTGAACTTTTCTGACTTTGGACACTGTGGCAGAAAGCAAAGCAAGCCACTACCCCAACCCAAAATCAATTTGCTGATTCGAATTGATATTGTGTTCAGTTCTAACATTCAAATTCATTGACTATGTAGTTAGCGTTCAAATGCATCATACGCAACAAGATAGAAGTGAAAGCACTCCAAGGCTAAACATTCAACAACCacctgtctgcagcagcagatgtGCGATagcttttaaccaggaagtaACACACTGTTATTCATATAGTGAACACCTCtactgacacaaaaacaaataaaacctcACGCCATCAGAGCCATTTTTAAGATGCTTTAATCAAATGAAAATTCAACACAGTGGTTTTAAGTTGTTTATGAAAGTAATAAAGTTCGGGGATGTGTTAAATACCTTTTCCAATTCATGCTGAATCTAGTGCAAGatctttttttgtcaacagTTTCCGTCATCTGGTTCTGGTGGTGTGGCTAAACAGAACTATGTTACAGCTCAGTGAAGACTCAAACATTCTTCTTTGTCTTTAGTGTCGTGGAAAAAGTTCTTTGTCATCTTGGTGGGGAAAACTAATGGGGCTCATCTAAGCTTTGTTGCAAAGCTAAAAGGCGCTGGGCAAACTGAGGTCTCCTCTCCTGAAGTGAGCGACTATGTTCTGGTTTTCTGTCCTATCACTTCACGAGTTGGAACAGACATCAGCGAGACCCTGGACAACTTTCCAGGTAGGAAATGCCTTCGGCCAATGTTTGGCCAATTTCACAGTAATTAGTCAAAGGTATAGAGGGAAATTTGACCAATCAGTTGAAAAGTTCCTTATTTTGGtatgaaaaaaacacaccataCTGTGTGTTTCTTATCCAGGTTTTAACTGGACTTGcaattcttttattttcagccGTTCCCCCCAAGGCCACACATTGGCAGTCCATTGAACTGAATTCATTTCAGTCTAAAATTGcgctgttttaaatgctggtgtggcTGAGCCCTAAGGAGGATGAATACTGCCTCTAAAAGCAGGACTTGGCGTCCATGTTTGATGACTTGCTCAAACTAACTTTCTATCAAAGAAATATTCCGTTTGAAGAGTGTTCACAGGTCTTTGGCTTATCCACTATAATTGAGACACTGTTGCTGTAAGCTCCACAAGTTACATTTAATTCATCTCCAGGCAGAAAAGCAGTGTTGCTCAAAGTGATGAACTCACAGATAATTAGCACCCGACTCTAAAGCTACTCTCCATTCTTTCAgatcattgttttgcttttacggcccacaacttcactgtttaGATTTACTCTTACCACACCTCAACTCCCAAAACTCGTTTCCAGAAGCAGCTGGCAGCTGTTTTAAGCGAAAAGGCTCTGATAAGCCAACGGTAtgctgcccagcaccaaactgcagataGACAAAGACAGTGACTAACTGCTgaacacagtgaaacatttagcagctaaggagcagctatatttttgaaaatatagaaaagatataaaaaagCCAACAGCAGGTGAACAGAAGAACCACATGTATGCACAAAAGAGCCACAGCTTGGCCACCCCGTGCTGTGGGCTACAGGTGGAGTAAAACCAAACTGATCTGGCCTCTTAAGTTTCATCTTGTTTCTGACTCATTTGGTTGTGTTATCTCTGTGCTTACAGTTGGTAAACCAGCAATTCTGGTGGTGATGCATCACACCTTCAATTCTGACCATGTTGTAGCTGAAAGCAGAAGACTGGTGAACAACCCGAACGTCCACCTCACTGTGGACTGTCTGTTCTATGAGGGCAGACTCTTGAAGTGTAACCGCAATGATATTGCATTGTTTGACATCAAGAAGTTTCTTGGAGTTTCTGCTTCCCAGGTAATGACTAGATTAACTGATCTAATACAATCTGGTTTACACACAATCAATGCAGAGTGCACTGATATAGTGATATTAAGGGATACGGGATCATCACTGTGGTCCACCTCTGAAATGATGCACATGATGCAGTTTCATTATTAGAAATGATTATTACCcatattcttttctttctttctttctttcaggtcTCTAAATGGCAAACCTGCTACGATTGTAAGTGTAACTGTAATCATGAACTTCAGATTTCAGATCagattttttcaagtctatttttAAACTTTCCTCACATGgccatatgtacattaaaagtCCATATTGGCTGTAAAGGTATACGTTCCTAGTAGGACTCCAATGTAACAGATTGGatacaaaatccacagtcctcagtCTGTGCTAAAATAACTCTAAAGTTACAGTCGTTTTAGTACAAAAATCCCAATTTGTATTTTCTTgatgagctgcagtggagggttAGTAACACAAAGCATGACAACTTTAAGCTTGAAGCTGAACTGAACACTGAAGCATGTTAGAATGATGGACTGTGCCTGTGGTTTCATGGGTAAAAGccaattttgcttgaaaatatATAGGTGGTCAACAAAGCATACCAGAGTGCTTCtaatttttatatttagaaGAAATGTTATCTCATTTCATAGTTGTGGCCATCACTCGTATGGGAAATGGACTacatttgtatagcacctttctcaTCTTCCGATCACTCAAAGCCCTTTACGCTACATGTCATTCacccattcaaacacacatttatacactgatggcagagatGCAAGGTGCCAagtg
This window contains:
- the LOC122863020 gene encoding uncharacterized protein LOC122863020 isoform X1, whose amino-acid sequence is MPETLQRQYQSIQDMDQAAVSWKKFFVILVGKTNGAHLSFVAKLKGAGQTEVSSPEVSDYVLVFCPITSRVGTDISETLDNFPVGKPAILVVMHHTFNSDHVVAESRRLVNNPNVHLTVDCLFYEGRLLKCNRNDIALFDIKKFLGVSASQVSKWQTCYDWLRNHPVACVGVVTVMVIAAIKVPIWQTCYDWLRSHQMLLA
- the LOC122863020 gene encoding uncharacterized protein LOC122863020 isoform X2; this translates as MPETLQRQYQSIQDMDQAAVSWKKFFVILVGKTNGAHLSFVAKLKGAGQTEVSSPEVSDYVLVFCPITSRVGTDISETLDNFPVGKPAILVVMHHTFNSDHVVAESRRLVNNPNVHLTVDCLFYEGRLLKCNRNDIALFDIKKFLGVSASQVMTRLTDLIQSGLHTINAECTDIVILRDTGSSLWSTSEMMHMMQFHY
- the LOC122863020 gene encoding uncharacterized protein LOC122863020 isoform X3 — its product is MPETLQRQYQSIQDMDQAAVSWKKFFVILVGKTNGAHLSFVAKLKGAGQTEVSSPEVSDYVLVFCPITSRVGTDISETLDNFPVGKPAILVVMHHTFNSDHVVAESRRLVNNPNVHLTVDCLFYEGRLLKCNRNDIALFDIKKFLGVSASQVSKWQTCYDWLRSHQMLLA